In Flavobacterium lacustre, a genomic segment contains:
- a CDS encoding DNA N-6-adenine-methyltransferase, protein MDTSFERSENTTVEWLTPPELVIQLGKFDLDPCSPINAPFLHAKNNFTISDDGLSKDWFGRVYLNPPYGKGMELWMEKLKNHGNGIALIYARTETKYFFEHIWNDANAILFVKGRIRFYDVFGIQSGRPVAPSVLIAYGKENALALKNSGIEGRFLVLKL, encoded by the coding sequence ATGGATACTTCTTTTGAACGCTCTGAAAATACTACGGTTGAATGGTTAACACCACCTGAATTGGTGATTCAATTAGGAAAATTTGATTTAGACCCGTGTAGTCCTATCAACGCTCCATTTTTACACGCAAAAAATAATTTTACAATTTCTGATGATGGTTTATCAAAAGATTGGTTTGGTAGAGTTTATCTAAATCCTCCTTATGGTAAAGGAATGGAATTATGGATGGAAAAATTAAAAAATCACGGAAATGGAATAGCATTAATTTATGCAAGAACTGAAACTAAATATTTTTTTGAACATATTTGGAATGATGCGAATGCTATTTTATTTGTTAAGGGAAGAATTAGATTCTATGACGTATTTGGAATACAAAGCGGAAGGCCGGTTGCTCCAAGTGTTTTAATTGCATATGGAAAAGAGAATGCTTTAGCTTTAAAAAATTCTGGTATTGAAGGTAGATTTTTGGTTTTAAAATTATAA
- a CDS encoding MutS-related protein, with product MEVYKVKKEAYSEALHKINKKYNSISILRLLTIVFFLVSLYYYIKTSTVFFMVLAVLLFVLFIVLMRFHSRLLFQKKIKQALLAINENEIAYLNREKIPFENGVEFNDFHHPYAYDLDIFGDHSLFQNLNRTATFIGKKTLAKQLLTLLANEEIVRNQQAILELDEKLDWRQEFLALAKVSDDTKSGYETLLQWNSFTGSPLSRVSVVFSFVLPILFLVTFIAYVVTSNPAFLSVISLLVVINLGFLGLFLKRIQIEIANASNIDKTIKQYGLLMQKIEEESFQSQKLKDLQQKLTFKKENASVHLKQLASLFGNMDSIGNFVTAILFNATFLFNVHVLKALLQWKKEHTEALENWLEIIGEFEMLNSLANFSHNNPSFTYPTLNTDFQIDFSNLSHPLLNPATRIGNEVQFHPQSFMILTGSNMSGKSTFLRSLGINMVLAGMGSSVSADKANVHPLPVLVSMRLSDSLSDSESYFFAEIKRLKQIMEALEGNPAFVLLDEILRGTNSDDKRNGTIEVVKKVIAKKAIGAIATHDIEVCLTTNDYPNVLTNKCFEVEIHNDELHFDYKLRDGICQNRSATFLMKKMGVI from the coding sequence ATGGAAGTGTACAAAGTAAAAAAAGAAGCATATTCGGAAGCGTTACATAAAATCAACAAAAAATACAATAGTATCAGCATTTTAAGGCTTTTAACTATTGTATTTTTTTTGGTGTCCCTTTATTATTACATCAAAACGAGTACGGTTTTCTTCATGGTTTTGGCCGTTTTGCTCTTTGTGCTTTTTATTGTTTTAATGCGCTTTCATTCCCGACTGCTTTTTCAAAAGAAAATCAAACAAGCACTATTGGCTATTAATGAAAATGAAATCGCGTATTTAAACCGGGAAAAAATACCTTTCGAAAACGGAGTAGAATTCAATGATTTCCATCATCCGTATGCCTATGATTTGGATATTTTTGGGGACCATTCATTATTCCAAAATCTGAACAGGACGGCTACATTTATAGGAAAAAAAACGTTGGCAAAACAACTTTTAACCCTTTTGGCAAACGAAGAAATTGTTAGAAACCAACAAGCGATTCTTGAATTAGACGAGAAATTAGATTGGCGTCAGGAGTTTTTGGCTTTAGCCAAAGTCAGTGATGACACTAAATCCGGTTATGAAACGCTTTTGCAATGGAATTCATTTACCGGCAGCCCTTTGTCAAGAGTCAGTGTTGTCTTTTCTTTTGTATTGCCTATACTGTTTTTGGTCACTTTTATAGCGTATGTAGTGACCTCAAATCCCGCCTTTTTATCGGTCATTTCCTTATTGGTAGTTATTAATTTAGGGTTTTTAGGACTGTTTTTGAAACGCATTCAAATCGAAATTGCCAATGCATCCAACATAGATAAAACCATCAAACAGTACGGTTTATTGATGCAGAAAATTGAAGAGGAATCTTTTCAATCTCAAAAATTAAAAGACCTGCAGCAAAAACTCACCTTCAAAAAAGAAAATGCCAGTGTGCATTTAAAGCAATTAGCTTCTTTGTTTGGGAACATGGACAGCATTGGGAATTTTGTCACTGCCATTCTGTTCAACGCAACATTTCTTTTTAATGTTCATGTTTTAAAAGCGTTATTGCAATGGAAAAAAGAACATACCGAAGCATTAGAAAATTGGCTGGAAATTATTGGCGAATTCGAAATGCTCAATAGTTTAGCGAATTTCTCCCATAATAATCCGTCGTTTACGTATCCGACATTAAACACTGATTTTCAAATAGATTTTTCTAATCTGAGTCATCCTTTGCTAAATCCTGCAACCAGAATTGGGAATGAAGTACAATTTCATCCGCAGTCGTTCATGATTTTAACCGGTTCTAATATGTCCGGTAAAAGTACTTTTTTGAGAAGTTTGGGAATCAATATGGTTTTGGCTGGAATGGGTTCGTCTGTTTCTGCTGATAAAGCGAATGTACATCCTTTACCTGTTTTAGTTTCCATGCGATTATCAGATTCCTTATCGGATAGTGAATCGTATTTCTTTGCCGAAATCAAACGTTTAAAACAAATCATGGAAGCTTTAGAAGGAAATCCTGCTTTTGTATTATTAGACGAAATTCTGCGCGGTACGAATTCTGATGATAAGCGCAACGGAACTATTGAGGTTGTGAAAAAAGTAATTGCAAAGAAAGCCATTGGTGCTATTGCCACGCATGATATTGAAGTGTGTTTGACAACAAATGATTACCCAAATGTGCTGACCAATAAATGCTTTGAAGTAGAAATACACAATGACGAATTGCATTTTGATTATAAACTTCGGGACGGCATTTGCCAAAACAGAAGTGCTACATTCTTAATGAAAAAAATGGGCGTAATTTAA
- the mnmE gene encoding tRNA uridine-5-carboxymethylaminomethyl(34) synthesis GTPase MnmE, with the protein MISQDSIVALATPSGAGAIAVIRISGDDAIAIGHSVFKSVKNKDLRIQKTHTLHLGHIVDDSKTLDEVLVSIFKGPNSYTGENTIEISCHGSTYIQQQIIQLLLRKGCRMANAGEFTLRAFLNGKLDLSQAEAVADLISSDNEASHQIAMQQMRGGFSNEIAKLREELLNFASLIELELDFAEEDVEFADRTQFHDLLNRIEFVLKRLIDSFAVGNVIKNGIPVAIVGEPNVGKSTLLNALLNEERAIVSEIAGTTRDTIEDELVIGGIGFRFIDTAGIRETEDVVESIGIRKTFEKIEQAQVVIYLLDSSLQFADGSLQMNQIEIEKIKNQFPLKPLIIVGNKSDLLSENEADTLKSEIHNLNLISAKENISVDELKNQLLSFVNTGALRNNETIVTNTRHYDSLLKALDEIQKVKYGLETNLSSDLMALDIKEALYQFGMITGQVTNDELLGNIFANFCIGK; encoded by the coding sequence ATGATTTCACAAGATTCCATTGTAGCATTAGCGACGCCTTCGGGAGCCGGAGCGATAGCCGTAATCCGTATTTCGGGCGATGATGCCATTGCTATTGGTCATTCTGTTTTTAAGTCTGTAAAAAACAAAGATTTAAGGATTCAAAAAACACATACGCTGCATTTGGGTCATATTGTGGATGACAGTAAGACTTTGGATGAAGTTTTGGTCTCTATTTTTAAAGGTCCAAATTCCTATACCGGCGAAAACACCATTGAAATTTCCTGTCACGGTTCTACTTATATCCAGCAACAAATCATTCAGTTATTGCTTCGAAAAGGCTGCCGTATGGCCAATGCCGGTGAATTTACTTTACGCGCTTTCTTGAATGGTAAACTCGATTTGTCGCAAGCCGAAGCCGTTGCCGATTTGATTTCATCGGATAATGAAGCTTCCCATCAAATTGCTATGCAGCAAATGCGTGGTGGCTTTTCGAATGAAATTGCCAAATTGCGGGAAGAACTATTGAATTTTGCTTCACTGATTGAACTCGAATTGGACTTTGCCGAAGAAGATGTAGAATTTGCCGACAGAACCCAATTTCATGACTTGCTGAACCGAATTGAGTTTGTACTGAAACGATTGATTGATTCATTTGCCGTGGGGAACGTCATCAAAAACGGAATTCCTGTGGCTATTGTTGGAGAACCCAATGTAGGGAAATCAACGCTTTTGAATGCTTTATTGAATGAAGAACGCGCCATTGTTTCTGAAATTGCGGGAACTACGCGTGATACTATCGAAGACGAATTGGTCATTGGCGGAATTGGTTTTAGATTTATAGACACCGCCGGAATCAGAGAAACCGAAGATGTGGTGGAAAGCATCGGAATCCGTAAAACGTTTGAAAAAATTGAGCAAGCTCAGGTCGTGATTTATTTATTAGACAGTAGTTTACAGTTTGCAGATGGCAGTTTGCAGATGAACCAAATAGAAATTGAAAAAATCAAGAATCAGTTTCCTTTAAAACCTTTAATTATTGTTGGTAACAAATCGGATTTGCTTTCTGAAAATGAAGCTGATACTCTTAAATCTGAAATCCACAATTTGAACTTAATCTCTGCCAAAGAAAATATTAGCGTAGACGAACTTAAAAATCAGCTCCTTTCGTTTGTCAATACCGGTGCTTTGCGCAATAATGAAACGATTGTTACTAATACCAGACATTACGATTCGCTACTGAAAGCATTAGACGAAATCCAGAAAGTAAAATACGGACTGGAAACTAATTTGTCCAGCGACTTAATGGCTCTGGATATTAAAGAAGCCTTGTATCAGTTTGGAATGATTACCGGACAGGTTACTAATGATGAGTTGTTGGGGAATATTTTTGCTAATTTCTGTATCGGGAAGTAA
- a CDS encoding DpnI domain-containing protein, whose translation MNLNFNIDLAEGYKSNSQIARVLTENWVKENSYCPNCGQLPLNDFVNNMPVADFYCLGCKEEFELKSKNGKLSTIINDGAYESMIKRITSDTNPNFFFLTYDKNTVNNFLVIPKQFFTPEIIIKRKPLSITAKRAGWVGCNIDISKVPESGRIFIVENSKIIEQEKVHLKLKSTDFLKSKSLDARGWILDILNCVEEIKKQTFTLDELYAFENKLKIKYPNNNHIKDKIRQQLQFLRDKGLIEFNGRGNYKKIEL comes from the coding sequence ATGAACTTAAATTTCAATATAGACCTTGCAGAAGGATATAAGAGTAATTCACAAATTGCAAGAGTTTTAACTGAAAATTGGGTTAAAGAAAATTCATATTGTCCAAACTGTGGTCAATTACCCTTGAATGATTTTGTTAATAATATGCCTGTTGCAGATTTCTATTGCTTAGGTTGCAAAGAAGAATTTGAATTAAAAAGTAAAAACGGAAAATTAAGTACTATAATTAATGATGGTGCTTATGAAAGTATGATAAAAAGGATTACTTCGGATACAAATCCCAATTTCTTCTTTTTGACATATGACAAAAATACGGTTAATAATTTTTTAGTAATTCCAAAACAATTCTTCACTCCAGAAATTATTATCAAACGAAAACCTTTATCTATTACTGCTAAACGAGCAGGTTGGGTTGGTTGTAATATTGACATATCAAAAGTTCCTGAAAGTGGAAGAATTTTTATTGTTGAAAATTCAAAAATAATTGAACAAGAAAAAGTACATTTAAAATTAAAAAGCACTGATTTTTTGAAATCTAAAAGTTTAGATGCGAGGGGTTGGATATTGGATATTTTAAATTGTGTTGAAGAAATTAAAAAGCAAACATTTACATTAGATGAATTGTATGCATTTGAAAATAAATTAAAAATTAAATATCCAAACAATAATCATATCAAAGATAAAATCCGGCAACAATTACAATTTTTAAGAGATAAAGGATTAATAGAGTTTAACGGAAGAGGAAATTATAAAAAAATTGAACTATGA
- a CDS encoding universal stress protein — protein sequence MKKILFPTDFSEVANNAFVHALEFAKVVHAELVLLHTFELPVYDNQFFPENYAVIYDSLELSQFDAFKDEIPKLRAIAEEHHLDKIKMTHRLMDGDLLSNIRKSIKEDKIDFVIMGTSGATGWEAFFVGTNTGSVITEIDIPMLCVPLEAKFKKIKTIGFTTRFRTKDKKALKTVLDIAKKTNAKVKCLYVKTSSSDVSKETIEKWEAEFMQEPIEFFVITSDAVKETILDFILYKEIDVLTMLTYKRGFFEGIFKPSLTKKMAANFEIPILAIPID from the coding sequence ATGAAAAAGATTCTATTCCCAACAGATTTTTCTGAAGTGGCCAATAACGCCTTTGTCCATGCTTTAGAATTTGCAAAAGTAGTTCATGCTGAACTGGTTTTATTGCACACATTTGAATTGCCGGTCTATGACAATCAGTTTTTTCCGGAGAACTATGCTGTCATTTATGATTCCTTAGAGTTGTCTCAATTTGATGCTTTTAAGGATGAAATTCCAAAACTCCGTGCCATAGCCGAAGAACACCATTTAGATAAAATAAAAATGACCCATCGGTTGATGGATGGGGATTTATTGTCTAATATCAGAAAGTCCATCAAGGAGGACAAAATCGATTTTGTTATCATGGGAACTTCTGGTGCTACAGGATGGGAAGCCTTCTTTGTAGGGACTAATACCGGCTCCGTAATCACCGAAATTGATATTCCGATGCTTTGCGTTCCATTAGAAGCTAAATTCAAAAAAATCAAAACAATAGGCTTTACCACCCGTTTTAGAACGAAAGATAAAAAAGCACTGAAAACCGTTTTGGATATTGCCAAAAAAACAAATGCCAAAGTAAAATGCCTGTATGTAAAAACCAGCAGCTCCGATGTTTCAAAAGAGACAATAGAAAAATGGGAAGCCGAGTTTATGCAGGAACCAATTGAGTTTTTTGTCATTACCAGCGATGCGGTAAAAGAAACCATTTTAGACTTTATCCTTTATAAAGAAATTGATGTTTTAACAATGTTGACCTACAAAAGAGGCTTTTTTGAAGGGATATTCAAACCGAGTTTAACCAAAAAAATGGCAGCTAATTTTGAAATTCCAATTCTGGCCATACCCATAGATTAA
- a CDS encoding universal stress protein, whose amino-acid sequence MKKILFPTDFSDTSKNAFLYALKLADSIGAEIITLHVYELPQADYIDVSAYLYEIYEVTELSNFENYRDEVPALRNIAEANDLGHIKISNVLENGNLISKIIEISNAENIDYIVMGTKGATGLKETFLGTITTKVMNDTKAVVLAIPENCKYQPIKKILFITQYVPADRKVLEKVMALAKVFQAHIDCLRVEALHISNKKDSMEDWKSLVENQDITLHSITGNDVEGIILDFIELHKINMITMHVYHKNFFEKLFQISLSKKLSYHVNVPILAIHE is encoded by the coding sequence ATGAAAAAAATTCTATTTCCTACGGACTTTTCGGATACATCAAAAAATGCGTTTCTGTATGCTTTAAAACTGGCGGATAGTATCGGTGCTGAGATTATTACATTGCATGTTTATGAATTACCACAGGCGGATTATATAGATGTTTCAGCTTATTTATATGAAATCTACGAAGTGACGGAATTAAGCAATTTTGAAAACTACCGTGATGAGGTTCCTGCGTTGAGAAATATTGCTGAAGCCAATGATTTAGGACACATCAAAATCAGTAATGTTTTGGAAAATGGGAATCTAATCAGTAAAATTATCGAAATTTCTAATGCCGAAAACATTGATTATATTGTTATGGGGACCAAAGGTGCCACGGGATTAAAAGAAACCTTTTTGGGAACAATCACGACCAAAGTGATGAATGATACCAAAGCAGTAGTGCTGGCTATTCCCGAAAACTGTAAATACCAACCCATCAAAAAAATACTTTTTATTACCCAATACGTTCCCGCTGATCGTAAAGTTTTAGAAAAAGTGATGGCTTTGGCCAAAGTATTTCAGGCTCATATCGATTGTTTACGCGTAGAAGCACTCCACATATCGAACAAAAAAGACAGCATGGAGGATTGGAAATCCCTTGTAGAAAATCAAGACATTACCTTGCATTCCATCACCGGAAATGATGTGGAAGGAATCATACTCGATTTTATCGAATTGCATAAAATCAATATGATTACAATGCATGTCTATCATAAAAATTTCTTTGAAAAACTATTCCAAATCAGTCTTTCAAAAAAATTATCCTATCATGTAAATGTGCCTATTCTGGCCATTCATGAATAG
- the tnpA gene encoding IS200/IS605 family transposase — protein MANTYHQVYLQAVFAVKYRKAVLHKDWRKAVFGVIGNLINETGCKTIIVNGVEDHVHCFLGLKPTVSISELMKTVKAKSSKYINDNQLLLDRFEWQEGYAIFSYSHSHIDNVYQYIANQEAHHKKETFKKEYLEFLNKFEIQFDQRYTFKELT, from the coding sequence ATGGCAAACACCTACCATCAAGTATATTTACAAGCTGTTTTTGCTGTAAAATATAGAAAAGCAGTTCTACACAAAGATTGGCGGAAAGCAGTTTTTGGTGTCATTGGAAATCTAATTAATGAAACGGGGTGTAAAACGATTATTGTCAATGGTGTTGAAGATCATGTACATTGCTTTTTAGGATTAAAACCAACGGTTTCAATTTCAGAATTAATGAAGACCGTAAAAGCAAAATCATCAAAATATATTAATGATAACCAACTACTTTTAGATCGTTTTGAATGGCAAGAAGGTTATGCCATTTTTTCTTATAGCCATTCTCATATTGACAATGTATATCAATATATTGCTAATCAGGAAGCACACCACAAAAAAGAAACTTTCAAAAAGGAATACTTAGAATTTTTAAATAAGTTTGAAATTCAGTTTGACCAGCGTTATACCTTTAAAGAGTTAACGTAG
- a CDS encoding GYF domain-containing protein, with translation MKKYYLHLNNETLGPFSLEELKIKKITKSTPVWFEGMENWKYGGEIAELQAVFIAVPPPITAFKAVPPAAKEEQKVAQRTILGLSKSTFFWVLSIFILLVGTLIFDQYQQNRSDELEQKNKITERENQQFLLQQKEIEEQKNQIAAQEKLEFERVVQERKQTISNRLKAIEQLLLENNTALEDAKEQLSAAKDFKLLRTSGERNDEIRLIELNIEQYSIAIEKLKEESAQLNLELEKIH, from the coding sequence ATGAAAAAATATTACCTACACCTCAACAATGAAACCCTCGGTCCATTTTCCTTGGAAGAATTGAAAATTAAGAAAATAACCAAATCTACTCCAGTTTGGTTTGAAGGGATGGAAAACTGGAAATATGGCGGCGAAATAGCCGAATTACAAGCTGTTTTTATTGCGGTTCCTCCTCCTATCACCGCTTTTAAGGCTGTACCGCCTGCGGCAAAAGAAGAACAAAAAGTAGCGCAGCGCACCATTTTAGGGCTATCAAAGAGTACCTTTTTTTGGGTTTTAAGTATTTTCATTTTGCTTGTCGGAACCCTTATTTTTGATCAATACCAACAAAACAGAAGCGACGAATTAGAACAAAAAAATAAAATAACCGAAAGAGAGAATCAACAATTTTTGCTGCAGCAAAAAGAGATTGAAGAACAAAAAAACCAAATTGCCGCACAAGAAAAATTAGAATTCGAACGCGTTGTACAAGAGCGAAAACAAACCATCAGCAACCGACTCAAAGCAATTGAGCAATTACTGCTTGAGAACAACACTGCATTAGAGGATGCAAAGGAGCAATTAAGTGCAGCAAAAGACTTTAAACTGTTACGTACCAGCGGTGAACGAAATGACGAAATTCGTTTGATAGAACTGAATATCGAACAATACAGCATTGCCATTGAAAAGCTAAAAGAAGAATCAGCTCAATTGAATTTAGAATTAGAAAAAATACATTAG
- a CDS encoding DUF2126 domain-containing protein yields the protein MSIKIAISHQTTYKFDQSVKLFPHVFRLRPAVHSRTAIEGYSFKITPEDHFINWQQDPFGNYQARVIFPDKIKELKVEVEVIAKLQVINPFDYFVEEYAQKFPFKYNNTLEQELIPYLKLSEESPIFLKYIESIKLNDSIEINDFLVYLNQSVYKTLTYNLRMEVGVQTPEETLRIKSGSCRDFAWLLIHILRHFGLAARFVSGYIVQLAPDIKSLDGPSGPEHDFTDLHAWVEVYLPGAGWIGLDPTSGLFASEGHIPLCCTPHYESAAPVTGATEKCEVSFDFENKVTRIHEDPRVTKPYSDRQWEAIMAVGNVVDQDLIDGDVRLTMGGEPTFISIDDFEGAEWNTAADGPLKRKLAYDLALRLKQRFAHGGLLHFGQGKWYPGELFPRWQYGLYWRKDGFPLWKNDALVAKEGETAFTFHDAEKFAVELTQFLGIDTKNILPTYEDPIYWALEEGKLPVNLDPLKVNLKDSIERHNLAKVLEKGLNNPSGFVLPIRKNYAQDNWESCAWEFRRGNCFLIPGNSPIGLRLPLDSLPKVSKNKRETVVDRSLFEDLPALGDYSEKVKNRYGTISKIFKSVKKVLSKKEAKKEEDSLLFEVDTFITAMCVQERDGMLYVFLPPTDYLEDYVDLITSIESTAEKLQMPVRIEGYQPKTDYRVEKMMVTPDPGVIEVNVHPAKSWQEIVDNTTALYEEAFLSRLGTDKFMVDGRHTGTGGGNHVTLGAEKPEDSPLLRRPDLLRSLITYWQHHPVLSYLFAGPFIGPTSQAPRIDEGRDERLYEMEIAFDQIPKDKEVPFWMVDRIFRNLLTDITGNTHRSEFCIDKLYSPDSSTGRLGILELRAFDMPPHKHMNLVQNLLVRALVAKFWKDPYEKKLVRWGTELHDKFLLPHFAYLDMIDVINDLKDAGYNFDISWFDPFFEFRYPHHGNVTIDNIQLEIRLGIEPWHVLGEEQSSSGTSRFVDSSLERLQVKVSGIVPDRHVLLCKGCRIPLRSTGTKGEFVAGIRYKAWNPPSALHPNIGIDVPLVFDLVDTWNNKVIGGCTYFVTHPGGRSFDSFPINSFEAESRKISRFWDFGHTPSSVLEDVEKEKEMIANNAATSRFLVESKSNLQLDTPIELINPEYPYTLDLRHYWKAKE from the coding sequence ATGTCTATAAAAATAGCCATTTCACACCAAACAACATACAAATTCGACCAAAGCGTTAAATTATTCCCTCATGTTTTCAGACTTCGTCCAGCGGTACACTCCAGAACTGCTATAGAAGGATATTCTTTTAAAATCACACCTGAGGATCATTTTATCAATTGGCAACAAGACCCTTTTGGAAATTATCAAGCCAGAGTTATTTTTCCTGATAAAATCAAAGAATTAAAAGTCGAGGTCGAAGTCATTGCCAAACTTCAAGTCATCAATCCTTTTGATTATTTTGTAGAAGAATATGCCCAGAAGTTTCCGTTTAAATACAATAATACACTCGAACAAGAATTAATTCCGTATTTAAAATTAAGTGAAGAAAGCCCCATATTCTTAAAATATATTGAAAGCATAAAATTAAATGATTCCATAGAAATAAATGATTTTTTGGTTTACCTCAACCAAAGTGTTTATAAAACGCTTACTTACAATCTACGGATGGAAGTTGGTGTGCAAACACCAGAAGAAACATTACGAATAAAAAGTGGTTCTTGTCGAGATTTTGCTTGGCTATTAATTCATATTCTTCGCCATTTTGGATTAGCTGCCCGATTTGTTTCCGGTTATATTGTACAATTAGCACCCGATATAAAATCGCTTGACGGACCATCAGGACCAGAACATGATTTTACCGATTTACACGCTTGGGTTGAAGTTTATCTTCCGGGTGCAGGTTGGATTGGATTGGATCCTACCTCTGGACTTTTTGCCAGCGAAGGACATATTCCGTTATGTTGTACCCCTCATTATGAAAGTGCCGCGCCTGTAACAGGTGCTACCGAAAAATGTGAAGTCAGTTTTGATTTCGAAAATAAAGTTACTCGCATTCATGAAGATCCTAGGGTAACCAAACCTTATTCTGACAGACAATGGGAAGCTATCATGGCAGTAGGAAACGTGGTAGATCAGGATTTGATTGACGGTGATGTGCGACTCACAATGGGCGGAGAACCGACCTTTATTTCAATCGATGATTTTGAGGGAGCCGAATGGAATACGGCGGCAGATGGGCCACTGAAACGAAAACTAGCCTACGATTTAGCCCTTCGTTTAAAACAACGATTTGCTCACGGAGGATTACTTCATTTTGGCCAAGGAAAATGGTATCCCGGAGAATTATTCCCGCGTTGGCAATATGGATTGTACTGGAGAAAGGACGGATTCCCTTTGTGGAAAAATGATGCTTTGGTAGCCAAAGAAGGAGAAACTGCATTTACTTTTCACGATGCTGAAAAATTTGCTGTCGAATTGACCCAATTTTTAGGAATCGATACTAAAAATATCTTACCTACTTATGAAGACCCCATTTATTGGGCGCTGGAAGAAGGTAAACTTCCGGTGAATTTAGATCCACTGAAGGTGAATTTAAAAGATTCTATTGAAAGACATAATTTGGCTAAAGTTTTAGAAAAAGGCTTGAATAACCCATCCGGATTTGTTTTACCCATTCGAAAAAATTACGCTCAGGATAATTGGGAAAGTTGTGCTTGGGAATTCAGAAGAGGGAATTGCTTTTTGATTCCTGGAAATTCTCCAATCGGTTTGCGTTTACCCTTAGATTCCCTTCCAAAGGTTTCCAAAAACAAGAGAGAAACGGTTGTAGACAGAAGTTTATTTGAAGATTTACCGGCTTTAGGAGATTACTCTGAAAAAGTAAAAAATCGGTATGGAACTATTTCAAAGATTTTTAAATCCGTTAAAAAAGTATTGTCTAAAAAAGAGGCTAAAAAGGAAGAAGATTCCTTATTGTTTGAAGTCGACACTTTCATTACAGCCATGTGCGTACAAGAACGCGATGGAATGTTGTATGTTTTTCTGCCACCAACTGATTATTTAGAAGATTATGTAGACTTAATTACTTCGATAGAAAGTACTGCCGAAAAATTGCAAATGCCAGTACGAATTGAAGGATACCAACCCAAAACGGATTACAGAGTCGAGAAAATGATGGTTACACCAGATCCTGGCGTTATCGAGGTTAATGTTCATCCCGCCAAATCGTGGCAAGAAATTGTAGACAACACAACGGCACTCTATGAAGAAGCCTTTTTATCTCGTTTAGGCACCGATAAATTTATGGTTGATGGTCGTCATACCGGAACTGGAGGAGGAAATCACGTCACATTAGGTGCCGAAAAACCGGAGGACAGTCCTTTATTAAGAAGACCTGATTTATTGCGAAGCTTAATTACCTATTGGCAACACCATCCTGTTTTAAGTTACCTCTTTGCGGGACCCTTTATTGGCCCAACCAGTCAAGCACCACGTATTGATGAAGGTCGTGATGAGCGTCTTTATGAAATGGAAATTGCTTTTGATCAAATCCCAAAAGATAAAGAAGTTCCTTTTTGGATGGTCGATCGTATTTTTAGGAATCTATTAACCGATATCACCGGAAACACACACCGTTCGGAGTTTTGTATCGACAAATTATATTCTCCAGATTCTTCTACCGGACGTTTGGGAATATTAGAGTTAAGAGCTTTTGATATGCCTCCGCACAAACATATGAATTTGGTGCAGAATTTATTAGTTCGTGCCTTGGTTGCTAAGTTTTGGAAAGATCCCTATGAAAAAAAACTGGTGCGTTGGGGAACGGAATTACACGATAAATTCCTGTTGCCCCATTTTGCCTATTTGGATATGATTGATGTGATAAACGATTTAAAAGATGCCGGATATAATTTTGACATTTCATGGTTTGACCCTTTCTTTGAATTTAGATATCCACATCACGGTAACGTGACTATTGATAATATCCAATTAGAAATTCGTTTAGGAATAGAACCTTGGCACGTACTTGGCGAAGAACAGTCCAGCTCCGGAACCTCTCGGTTTGTAGATTCCTCATTAGAGCGCTTGCAAGTAAAAGTTTCTGGAATCGTACCCGATCGTCATGTTTTGTTATGCAAAGGCTGCCGAATTCCGTTAAGGAGCACTGGTACAAAAGGTGAATTTGTAGCAGGAATACGCTACAAAGCCTGGAATCCGCCATCTGCATTGCATCCTAATATTGGAATTGATGTGCCTCTAGTTTTTGACTTAGTCGATACTTGGAATAATAAAGTAATTGGCGGTTGTACCTATTTTGTAACGCATCCGGGCGGAAGAAGTTTTGACAGTTTCCCAATAAATAGTTTTGAAGCAGAATCCAGAAAAATAAGTCGCTTTTGGGATTTTGGCCACACCCCTTCTTCCGTATTAGAAGATGTAGAAAAAGAGAAAGAAATGATTGCTAATAATGCTGCAACTTCTCGTTTTTTAGTCGAATCTAAATCAAACCTACAACTCGATACTCCAATAGAACTTATTAACCCTGAATACCCTTACACTTTAGATTTAAGACATTATTGGAAAGCAAAAGAATAG